One segment of Candidatus Methylomirabilota bacterium DNA contains the following:
- the groES gene encoding co-chaperone GroES, protein MKIRPLHDRILVERLEEQEVRRGGIIIPDTAKEKPQEAKVIAVGNGKVTEDGKKLPLDVKAGDRILFGKYSGSEVKIDDKEYLILREEDVLAILE, encoded by the coding sequence ATGAAGATTCGTCCGCTGCACGATCGCATCCTCGTGGAACGCCTCGAGGAGCAGGAGGTTCGCCGGGGCGGCATCATCATCCCGGACACCGCCAAGGAGAAGCCGCAGGAGGCGAAGGTCATCGCTGTCGGGAACGGGAAGGTGACGGAGGACGGAAAGAAGCTCCCGCTCGACGTGAAGGCGGGCGACCGCATCCTGTTCGGTAAGTACTCCGGCTCCGAGGTCAAGATCGACGACAAGGAATACCTGATCCTGCGCGAGGAAGACGTCCTCGCCATCCTCGAGTAA